Sequence from the Rhizobium sp. TH2 genome:
CGGGCGCTTTCGGCGATGCCGAGATAGACCGCGTAGATCAGGGGAAAGGCGACGGTCGCGATGACCTGGAACAGTGGATGCCATTCGCCGGCCTTTCGCGACAGCGCCACGTTGGCGTCAGGGATGAAGAGGTTCTCGAACACCACATCGTTGGACCCCGTGCCGCGCATGCCGAGTGTCCGCCAGGTGTTTTCGATCCTCACCTCGGGTGATTTCATCGGCGCGCCGAAATGGATGACGGACCGCGTGCCATCCGCCGCCTCATGAACGGCACCGGTCATCAGGATCGCCCCGGCTTCGGCGCCCGATGTGAACACCTTGCGGGCGTTGATGCGGTAGCCGCCATCGACCTTTTCGGCTTTCCCGGAACCGCCTATCCAATCCGAGCCGCCGCTGGAGAGCAGGATCAGGCGTTCGGCGGCGACGCGCTTGAGTAGCGGTTCGACGGCGGCGACTTTCTGGTGCCTCCAGCGCCAGGCGGGGATCGCCACCTGATGTGTGTGCATCGAGAAAGCGAGCGCGGTGGAACCGCAGGCGTGTGCGAGGATGCGGAGCATGTCCGCCAACTCGGCGACTTCCGCGCCACCACCGCCAAGCTCGACGGGCACGGCTGCCTCGACCAGGCCTGATTCCTTGAGCAGGGCGTAGTTCTCGCTGACGAAGCTATCGCTTTCATCTGTTGTCGCGGCGCCATCCGCGATCGCCGATGCCAGCGATGCCGCAATCTCGGCAACGCTGCGCTTGGGGGTGTCCATCGTATTCGGGGAAAGTGCAAATTCCGCTGCGGCTTGCATGTCGATATCCTCCAATTGTGAAACTATGCCATCGACCTTGCCTGCACTTCCGACCAGCTTCCAGTTCAGGAACTGTACTGCTCGGTGAGACGGGTCGCTCGACCATGTTTCTGAGAATGGCGACACGTGTTGGTTCTGGTGGAAATCTCGACTATCATGGGTTTTTCGTCGACCTTGAGAGGTCTCCAATGCAAGAGCGCGGTGGGTATGGACAGTTCTGTCCGGTTTCGATGGCGTCGGAGATTCTGTGTTCGCGCTGGACGACGCTTGTGGTGCGCGAATTGCTCTGCGGTTCGACGCGCTTCAACGAACTTCGCCGCGGCGTCCCCAAAATGTCCCCGGCACTGCTTTCCAAGCGTCTCAAGGAACTCGAACAGTCGGGCGTGGTCACGACATTGCGCAAACCGGGAGGCGCTGTGGAGTATGGGCTGACGCCGGCCGGCGAAGAGCTTCGTCCGCTCATCATCGGCCTTGGAAACTGGGCACAGCGATGGATGGAATCCAGGCTGTCGCTGAAGAATCTCGATCCTTCGCTGCTGATGTGGGACATGCGCCGCAACCTCGATGCCGGGCATCTGCCGTCCCGCCGCTGCACGATTCAGTTTCTGTATCCCGAACTCATTGCCTCGCAGAAGAGTTGGTGGCTTGTGGTCGAGAACGGAAGTGCTGATCTCTGCAATTTTGACCCCGGATACGATCTCGACTTGCTGGTGCGTGGATCGCTGCGGTCGATGACCGCCATCTGGATGGGCCTCACCACCATCCGGCGCGAGGCCGATGCAGGCCAACTTGATATCGAGGGCGATCCTGCGATCGCCAAAAGCATGCAGCAATGGCTTGGCCTGAGCGGTTTCGCGACCGTGCAGCGAATGGCGCAGTAACCTCAGTCCAACGTCAGCCAGGCCAAAGTTCTCCCGCCCCTGTGAATAGCGGGCGGTCCCTCGTCGCTCTCAACACTTTCTTAACCACCCAGCATTTGCCCCATTGACTCATGAACAAAAATGGAACAAATAAGAAACATAAACGAACAGGAGGCGTAAATGACCGATTTTCTTCGCGACATGGCAGCGTTCACCTCAATCGTCATGTTTGTAACCAGCTGCGCTGTGTTGATGATCACTTTCTAGTGGGTAAGGACAGGGTCTCTTAAACAGGACTCGCGCAGGCGACCGCCCGTCGCTAGAATCCGCCATCGCGAAACGGTGGCATGGCATGGCAGGTGATTCTCATTCGGGGACGGAACAGGCGCTTAGCGAGAGCCCGCAATTCGTCCATCTGAGGGTCCATTCGGCCTATTCGCTGCTCGAGGGCGCACTGCCCGTCAAGAAGATCATCGCCAAGGCGCTCGACGACAATCAGCCCGCCATCGGGCTGACCGACACCAACAATCTCTTTGCCGCGCTCGAATTTTCCAAGACCGCCTCGGGCGATGGGCTCCAGCCGCTGATCGGCTGCCAGCTCTCGATCGACATGGAAGACGAGTCCGGCGACGACAGGAACGGCCGCCAGCAGCAACTGCGCAAGCTGCCGGCAATCGTGATGATCGCCGCCACATCAGAGGGCTATCACACACTGTCCGGCCTCGTCAGTCGCGCCTACATGCAGGGCGAGGGGCCGGGCACCATCCACATCAAGCGGTCCTGGCTCGGGGATTCCGTTCCCGGCGTGATTGCGCTGACCGGAGCACGCGGCGGACCGGTGGATTCGGCCCTCGTCGAGGGTCAGCACGATGTCGCCGAGGCGCGGCTTAGGGCGCTCGCGTCGCTCTTCGGTGATAGGCTCTATGTCGAACTGCAACGGCATGGAAATTACGACCACGCGCATGAAGCGGCGATGATAAATCTCGCCTACCGTTTCGAACTGCCAATCGTCGCGACCAACGAGCCGTTCTTCCCGACGCTGGATTATTTCGAGGCCCATGACGCGCTGATGGCGGTGGCCCACAATGCGATGGTCTCCGACGACAACCGTTTCCGCCTGACGCCCGACCACTATTTCAAGTCGCGCGCCGAGATGGCGAAGCTCTTCGCCGACCTGCCGGAAGCGATCGACAACACGGTGGAGATCGCCCGCCGCTGCTCCTTCATCCTCAAGACCGTGGCGCCGATCCTGCCGCGCTTCACCAGCGAGGCCGCCGTTGAGGGTACGGATCCAGAGTCGGAAGAACTGAAGCGCCAGTCCTGGGAAGGGCTGGAAATGCGGCTCAAGACCATCGGCCTGGCACCTGGCTATACCGAGACGGATTATCGCGACCGGCTGGAATTCGAACTCGGTGTCATCGAGGGCATGAAGTTCCCCGGCTACTTCCTGATCGTCGCGGATTTCATAAAATGGGCCAAGGCGCATGACATTCCGGTCGGGCCGGGCCGTGGTTCGGGCGCGGGCTCGCTGGTCGCCTATGCTCTCACCGTCACCGACATCGACCCGCTCCGCTTCTCGCTGCTCTTCGAACGCTTCCTCAATCCCGAACGCGTCTCGATGCCCGACTTCGACATCGACTTCTGCCAGGACCGGCGCGAAGAAGTGATCCGCTATGTCCAGGCCAAATACGGCCGCGAGCAGGTGGCCCAGATCATCACCTTCGGTTCGCTGCAGGCCCGCGCCGCGCTGCGCGACGTCGGCCGCGTGCTCGAAATGCCTTACGGCCAGGTTGACCGCATCTGCAAACTGGTGCCGAACAACCCGGCCAACCCGACGCCGCTCTCCAAGGCCATCGAGGAAGAGCCGCGCCTGAAGGAAGAGGCCGAGCGCGAGCCGGTCATCGCCCGCCTGCTCGATATCGCCCAGAAGATCGAGGGCCTCTACCGCCACGCCTCGACGCATGCCGCCGGCATCGTCATCGGAGACAGGCCGCTCGCCGAGCTCGTGCCGCTCTATCGCGATCCGCGCTCGGACATGCCGGTCACCCAGTTCAACATGAAATGGGTCGAGCAGGCCGGCCTGGTGAAGTTCGACTTCCTCGGCCTCAAGACGCTGACCGTGCTGAAGACCGCCGTCGACCTGATCGCCCGAAAGGGCATCCACATAGACCTCGCGGCGCTGCCGCTCGACGATCCCAAGAGCTACGAAATGATGTCGCGCGGCGAGACGGTCGGCATCTTCCAGGTTGAAAGTGCGGGTATGCGCAAGGCGCTGCTCGGCATGAAGCCCGACTGCATCGAGGACATCATCGCGCTTGTGGCGCTCTACCGCCCCGGCCCGATGGAAAACATCCCGGTCTACAACGCCCGCAAGCACGGCGATGAAGAGATCGAATCCATCCACCCGATGATCGACCACCTGCTCAAGGAAACCCAGGGCGTCATCGTCTATCAGGAACAGGTGATGCAGATCGCCCAGGTGCTCTCTGGCTATTCGCTCGGCGAAGCCGACATGCTGCGCCGCGCCATGGGCAAGAAGATCAAAGCGGAGATGGACCAACAGCGCTCGCGCTTCGTCCAGGGCGCGATGGCCAACAAGGTGTCGAAGCCGCAGGCCGACAATATCTTTGATCTCCTGGCAAAATTCGCCAATTACGGTTTCAATAAATCCCACGCCGCCGCCTATGCCGTGGTGTCGTTCCAGACCGCCTATATGAAGGCGCATCATCCGGTCGAATTCCTCGCCGCCTCGATGACGCTCGACATGGGCAATGCCGAGAAGGTCAACGACTTCCGCCAGGATGCGCTGCGCCTCGGCATCAAGGTCGTGGCGCCCTCGGTGCAGACCTCATTCCGACCCTTCGAGGTCGGCGAGAACTGCATCTATTTCTCGCTCGCGGCAATCAAGGGCGTCGGCGAGGCGGTGGTCGAGCACATCGTCGAAGCGCGCGGGACCACGCCTTTCGCCAGCCTCGAGGATTTCTGCCTGCGCACCGATCCGAAATTCGTCAATCGCCGCGTCTGGGAAAGCCTGATTTTCGCCGGCGCCTTCGATTGCTTTGGCGTCGATCGCGCGCTTCTGTCCGGTGGCATCGATCGCCTGATGGCCTTTGCCCAGCGGGCAGTGTCCGACAAGGTCAGCGGGCAGGGCGATATTTTCGGCTCTATGAGTTCCGGCCCGGAAAAGATCATCTTCCAGCCTGTCGCGCCATGGCTGCCGTCGGAAAAGCTGCTCAAGGAATTCCAGGTCCTGGGCTTCTACCTCACCGCCCATCCGCTCGATACCTATGGCAGTCTCCTGGAGAAGATGCGGGTCCAGACCTTCGCCAACTTCTCCAACGCCGTCAAACAGGGCAAGGCGCCCGGCCGGCTCGCAGGCACCGTCACCTCGAAACAGGAGCGCAAGACGCGCACCGGCAACAAGATGGGCATCGTTACCTTCTCGGATTCCTCCGGGCAGTTCGAGGCCGTGATGTTCTCGGAAGCCTTGGCACAGTACCGCGACGTGCTGGAGACGGGCAAAAGCTTCGTGATCGGCGTCGAGGCCGAAGAGCGGCCGGAGGGCATCAGCCTCAGGATCAACTCCCTGCAATCGCTCGAGGAAAAATCGGTGCAGATGCAGAAGGCGATGCGCGTGTTCCTGCGCGATGCCGGACCGCTCCGCAGCGTCACCACCCATCTCGGCACGCGCGGCGAGGGACTCGTCTCCTTCATCCTGATCAAGGAGGACGGTCGCAAGGAGATCGAGGTCGAACTGCCCGAGAAATACCGTATCTCGCCGGAGATTGCCGCGGCGCTGAGGGCTAGCCCCGGGGTCGTGGACGTGGAGCTTGTCTAGCTTCCGGCCTGCATCGCCAGTAACTCCCGCATCGTCATCCGCTTGAACGCTTCGACCATGGCATCGCCCTCGGCCCGATCGAGCGAGATCGCCAGCCGCATCGTGCTTTCTCCGAGCTGCCAGATCAGCAATGCCGAGGCCTCGACTTCGGCCCTGTCGATATCGCCGAATGCCCGCTTCATCGCGTCCGCCAGCATCGCGGCACAAAGGCGACTTTCGGCGAGTTCGATGGCCATCAACTGTTTATCCGCCTGCATGCCGGACCAGACGTCGCGCATCACAGGTTCGGACAGGAACAACTCGTAGTACTGGTCGACGAGGCCAAGATAGGCCGATTTGAGGCTCTCTACATCATGCACCGTGTCGAGCGCGCTGCTGATACATGCCCGGCTTTCGAGGCCATAGTGCTCAGCCAGGCTGCGGATGATCGCGGCCTTGTCAGGAAAATATTGATAGAGCGAACCGATTGATATTCCTACATGTTCGGCGAGTTCTCCCATCTTCAGCCGGTCGCTCCCGGTTCTGGCAATCAGTTCCGACGCTGCGGACATGATCTTATCCAGGCGCTCGCGAGCGCGTTGCTGGGTCGGCTGCTTGCGGGCAACGGATGCCTGGCGGGCAGTGACCTTAAGATTCGCGTCGACCACTTCATTTTTCTCGATCTGTGCCATTGACTTTCCAAAAGTGAGGATTTATCGCTTTTATATATGTGAGGATTACTCACATTAACAGATGGAGATTGAAATGACAATGGTTGGCAATTCTGTTGGGAACATTCTGGTTTTGGGCGCCAATGGCAAGACTGGCCGCCGCATTGTGGAGCGGCTCCGGAACCTGGATGCGCCCATCCGCATCGGCTCGCGCAAGGCGCCAATCCCTTTCGATTGGGAAAATCACACCACGTGGAAGCCCGCACTCGATGGTGTCTCGACGGTCTACGTCACCTTCCAGCCGGATATCGCAGTGCCCGGCGCGCTTGAGACAGTCAGCAAGTTTTACGACACGGCGATTGCGAGCGGCACTGCTAAATTCATTCTGCTTTCGGGTCGGGGAGAGGTGGAGGCCGAGGACGCCGAGCGCGTGCTGCAGGCCACGAACGCGGATTGGACCATTCTGCGCGCCAGCTGGTTTGCCCAGAACTTCAGCGAGAGCTTCTTCCTCGAGCCCATTCGGCAGGGCGAGGTCTTTCTGCCCACGGGGCTTGCGGCCGAGCCGTTCGTCGATGCCGACGATCTCGCCGACATGGCCGTCGCCGCCATCATGACGTCGGATCATTCCCGCGTGCTTTACGACATCACGGGTCCGGAGGCGCTGACCTTCGAGGATGCGGTTGGCAGGATCGCCCGGGCGACCGGCCGGGAAATATCCTTCACGACAGTTCGGCCGGAGGCCTATCGCGACGAACTGGTGCGGATGGAAGTGCCGCGCGAATATGTCGAGCTGATCATGTATCTGTTTGCCAACGTTCTGGATGGCCGCAACACGCCAGTCACCGACGCTGTGCAACGGGCCCTCGGCCGCCCGGCCGGCAGCTTCGACGAATATGTTGCGCGGACGGCGGCAACCGGCATCTGGGGAGGCAACAATGTCTGATCGAATGATCCACGCACTCACGATCACAAGTGTACTCGGCAGTGGCATCGTCGCCGGCGTCTTCTTCGCCTTCTCGTCCTTCGTGATGGCCGCACTCGCCCGGCTTCCAGCCAATCAGGGGATCGCGGCCATGCAATCGATCAACATCACGGTGATCAATCCGTTGTTCATGCTGATCCTGTTCGGCACGGGCCTGCTGGGTGCTGCGCTCGCCGTCGGCGTCTATCTCGCCTGGCCCCAGCCGCGTGGGCTACTGCTTGTCGCGGGCGCCGTCGTCTACATCGTCGGCGTGCTTGGGGTGACCATGGCCGGCAATGTGCCGCTCAACGCCGCGCTCGCCGCCGCCAATCCTCAGAGTGCGGAGGCCTCATGGTGGGCCGGCTATCTCGCGGACTGGACGACATGGAACCATGTCAGGACGATAGCCTCCGCGCTATCGATGCTCCTGTTCCTGCTGGCGCTGTGATGTGGGGTCGTGGTCAGAAGGCGTGGCGCAATTGGCAACGGCCGCGAAATGCGGCCGTTGCATTGAATGCGATAATGAATATCGGAGGCTCAGCCTTCCGTCTTCGGTGCAGCTTTCGTGATCGTGATGAAATCTGTGCCCTGACCGGTTTCGCTTTCGGTGCCGATATCGGTGATCGTCAGCGAAGAGCCGTTGCCGAGCATGGTCTCGATCTTGGCGCGTAGCTCGTTGGGAACCGTGACCCGCTTGAAGGCCGTCTCGGCGGCATCCGGCGCCAGCGCGTCGGCCGGAACGGTGATGCCAAGTCGCTTGGCAGCCTTGTCGCCGATATAGTTGTCGAGCGTCGTTGCATACCATTCGGCCGAATTCTGCGCCGGGTTGACGCGGATCGAGGTGTAGAAATGCGTGCCGAGTGCGACTTCCGGCTGGTCGAGATCGACGGCTGCGTCGAAGATCGGCTTGAAGTTGCGGCGGACCGACAGCCAGCCCGTGAGTGGCTTCCTGTTCATCACCTTGTGGATCGACAGCAAGAAGGCCTGGTCCATGACGCCGGTCGGCTTCTGGCCGTGCAGTTCCTGATAGGCCTTCACGGCATCGCGGGTCTTCTTGCCGATGCTGCCGTCATGCGGGCCGTCGTAGTAGCCGAGCCGCGTGAGCAGGGCCTGCGCGTCGGCGAATTTCTGGCGTTCGCTGACCCGGGTGATCAGGATCTTGAGCGGCGGCTCGGCCTTCGGCATCGCGGCCACGGCGAGCGCGCCGTTCTTCGGCAGGTTGTCGTTCGATGCCACCTCGACCTCAGTGTCGCCGGTCACCGTGGGGCGAAGTTCGGCGTCGCTCAAAAGCTCGGCTTCCGGCTGCGCGAAACGCGGCATGAAGAGGTCGGCGGTCGTGATCCGTTGCGGCATCAGTTCGCGATCGGAAATGATCACGTGGAAACCGCGCTTGGTCATCGGAAACAGCATCTTGGCAAATTCGCGCGGCATGCGCACGCAGCCATGCGAGGCCGGATAGTCCGGCACATGCTTGCCTTCATGCAGCGCCACGCCCGACCAGGTGATGCGCTGCATCCACGGCATCGGCGCGTCGTCGTAAAGGTTGGAATGGTGCATCTTCTTCTTCTCGATGATCGAGAAGATGCCGGATGGCGTGGTGTGGCCGCGCTTGCCGGTCGAAACGTTCGTCGAGGTGACGACCTGGTCGCCATCGTAGACGACCAATGTCTGCGTGTCCTTCGACACGAAAATCTGCAGCGGCGCGGTATCGTCGGCGGCAAGCACCGCTGTCCCGAAAACGGTCGAAGCGGTCAAGGCGAGCGAAAAGGCAAGACGGGTAAGCATGTGTGTGTCCCCACGCAATACTGGTTGTCCAGAAGGTTAGAAGCCTTCATTTAAGGAATCTTTGCAACGCCGTAAGTTACCGTGGGAACAGGGCTATGGCTGGTATCACGGTTAATTGATTGCTAACTGCCGTGAGAGTTCGCTTGGAACCAATCACCATTTGCAGGCCGGCCTGCAAACGGCGATCGGTCCTCATGCATGCCCGCGCTTGCCCTTGCCGAATGTATAGCCCGTCTCGATGCTCTTGTTGCCGAACTTGTCGCGCAAGGTATCCATCGCGGCTTCCGCCTTGGCGCGGCGGCCGGCGTCGCGGTCGATGAGGTCGGGCGGGTCGGCGGTGGCGGAATCGGCGAGATCGCTGACGCCGATGCCGAGCAGGCGGTATTTGGTGCCGTCGAGCTCGCGCTCCAGCAGCGATTGTCCCTCGCGGAAAATCCGGTCGGCGAGCTGCGTATGGGCTTCGAGCTTGCGATTGCGGGTGCGGGTCTTGAAATCCTGGGTCTTGAGTTTCAGCACCACCGTCTGGCCGGCGATCGCCGCCTTCTTGAGCCGCCGCGACACCTGTTCGGCGAGCGCCCTCAGCACCGGTACCAGGTCCTCGGGCCGCGAATAATCTTCGAAGAAGGTCGTCTCGGCGGAAACCGTCTTGGCCTCGTCGTTGAGATGCACCTTGCGGTCGTCCTGCCCGCGCGAGAGATTGAACAGCCGCTTGCCCATCACCCCGTAGCGGCGCATCAGCGTCGCCTCGTCCATCTCCTGCAATTGCCCGATCATGGTGATCCCGTCACTGGCGAGCGTCGCGGCAAAGGCCTTGCCGACGCCCCAGATCAGCGTCACCGGCCACTCTTTCAGGAAAGCGTAGGCTTCTTCCTCGCCGATCACCGAGAAGCCGCGCGGCTTGTTCATATCAGACGCCACCTTGGCGAGGAACTTGCAGTAGGAAAGCCCGACCGAAACCGTGATGCCGATCTCCTGTTCGACGCGCCGGGCGAATTTCGCCAGCGTCCGCGCTGGCGGATCGTGGTGCAGGCGCTCGGTGCCCGCGAGATCGAGAAAGGCCTCGTCGATCGACAGCGGCTGCACCAGCGGCGTGAGATCCTGCATCATCCTGCGGACTTCGCGGCCGACGCGGGCATATTTCTCCATGTCGGGCTTGATGACGACCGCCTGCGGACAGGCTTCCAGCGCCTTGAACATCGGCATGGCGCTCCGAACGCCATGAATGCGCGCGACATAGCAGGCGGTCGACACCACGCCGCGCTTTCCCCCGCCGATGATCACCGGCTTGTCGGCAAGCTCGGGATTGTCGCGCTTCTCGACCGAGGCGTAGAAGGCATCGCAATCCACGTGCGCGATCGTCAGCCGGTCGAGTTCCGGATGCACCATCAGCCGTGGCGATCCGCACGCACGGCACCGCCGTCCAGCGCCGGAAACCGGCGCCAGGCAGTCGCGGCAGAAGCCGGGATTATGGTCTGGAATGCTCATGCGACGCCGGAACAGAGGTTGAATGGTCGATAATACGATGCCGCGGGATGGGGCTCAAGCTCGATTCAGGAAGCGCTCATGACTGGCGATGGCAGGATTGTCCACAGCTGATTGCCCGGCCGCAATCTGCACGCTTTTCATCGACGGCTTCCCGGTACCGCCTGCAAAGGTATGATTTTGCACGACGGCTCTCAGCGCCTAGCGTCCAGCTTGTACCATCACTCCTCCATGCTGTTTACGCGCCGTCTGAATCGGTGCAGACTGCTAAGTAGCACTGCGCGCGTTATCATTTGCCTTCTACCTTGAGGTG
This genomic interval carries:
- a CDS encoding DNA polymerase IV, translating into MSIPDHNPGFCRDCLAPVSGAGRRCRACGSPRLMVHPELDRLTIAHVDCDAFYASVEKRDNPELADKPVIIGGGKRGVVSTACYVARIHGVRSAMPMFKALEACPQAVVIKPDMEKYARVGREVRRMMQDLTPLVQPLSIDEAFLDLAGTERLHHDPPARTLAKFARRVEQEIGITVSVGLSYCKFLAKVASDMNKPRGFSVIGEEEAYAFLKEWPVTLIWGVGKAFAATLASDGITMIGQLQEMDEATLMRRYGVMGKRLFNLSRGQDDRKVHLNDEAKTVSAETTFFEDYSRPEDLVPVLRALAEQVSRRLKKAAIAGQTVVLKLKTQDFKTRTRNRKLEAHTQLADRIFREGQSLLERELDGTKYRLLGIGVSDLADSATADPPDLIDRDAGRRAKAEAAMDTLRDKFGNKSIETGYTFGKGKRGHA
- a CDS encoding NAD(P)H-binding protein; protein product: MTMVGNSVGNILVLGANGKTGRRIVERLRNLDAPIRIGSRKAPIPFDWENHTTWKPALDGVSTVYVTFQPDIAVPGALETVSKFYDTAIASGTAKFILLSGRGEVEAEDAERVLQATNADWTILRASWFAQNFSESFFLEPIRQGEVFLPTGLAAEPFVDADDLADMAVAAIMTSDHSRVLYDITGPEALTFEDAVGRIARATGREISFTTVRPEAYRDELVRMEVPREYVELIMYLFANVLDGRNTPVTDAVQRALGRPAGSFDEYVARTAATGIWGGNNV
- the dnaE gene encoding DNA polymerase III subunit alpha, yielding MAGDSHSGTEQALSESPQFVHLRVHSAYSLLEGALPVKKIIAKALDDNQPAIGLTDTNNLFAALEFSKTASGDGLQPLIGCQLSIDMEDESGDDRNGRQQQLRKLPAIVMIAATSEGYHTLSGLVSRAYMQGEGPGTIHIKRSWLGDSVPGVIALTGARGGPVDSALVEGQHDVAEARLRALASLFGDRLYVELQRHGNYDHAHEAAMINLAYRFELPIVATNEPFFPTLDYFEAHDALMAVAHNAMVSDDNRFRLTPDHYFKSRAEMAKLFADLPEAIDNTVEIARRCSFILKTVAPILPRFTSEAAVEGTDPESEELKRQSWEGLEMRLKTIGLAPGYTETDYRDRLEFELGVIEGMKFPGYFLIVADFIKWAKAHDIPVGPGRGSGAGSLVAYALTVTDIDPLRFSLLFERFLNPERVSMPDFDIDFCQDRREEVIRYVQAKYGREQVAQIITFGSLQARAALRDVGRVLEMPYGQVDRICKLVPNNPANPTPLSKAIEEEPRLKEEAEREPVIARLLDIAQKIEGLYRHASTHAAGIVIGDRPLAELVPLYRDPRSDMPVTQFNMKWVEQAGLVKFDFLGLKTLTVLKTAVDLIARKGIHIDLAALPLDDPKSYEMMSRGETVGIFQVESAGMRKALLGMKPDCIEDIIALVALYRPGPMENIPVYNARKHGDEEIESIHPMIDHLLKETQGVIVYQEQVMQIAQVLSGYSLGEADMLRRAMGKKIKAEMDQQRSRFVQGAMANKVSKPQADNIFDLLAKFANYGFNKSHAAAYAVVSFQTAYMKAHHPVEFLAASMTLDMGNAEKVNDFRQDALRLGIKVVAPSVQTSFRPFEVGENCIYFSLAAIKGVGEAVVEHIVEARGTTPFASLEDFCLRTDPKFVNRRVWESLIFAGAFDCFGVDRALLSGGIDRLMAFAQRAVSDKVSGQGDIFGSMSSGPEKIIFQPVAPWLPSEKLLKEFQVLGFYLTAHPLDTYGSLLEKMRVQTFANFSNAVKQGKAPGRLAGTVTSKQERKTRTGNKMGIVTFSDSSGQFEAVMFSEALAQYRDVLETGKSFVIGVEAEERPEGISLRINSLQSLEEKSVQMQKAMRVFLRDAGPLRSVTTHLGTRGEGLVSFILIKEDGRKEIEVELPEKYRISPEIAAALRASPGVVDVELV
- a CDS encoding DUF1772 domain-containing protein; amino-acid sequence: MSDRMIHALTITSVLGSGIVAGVFFAFSSFVMAALARLPANQGIAAMQSINITVINPLFMLILFGTGLLGAALAVGVYLAWPQPRGLLLVAGAVVYIVGVLGVTMAGNVPLNAALAAANPQSAEASWWAGYLADWTTWNHVRTIASALSMLLFLLAL
- a CDS encoding helix-turn-helix domain-containing protein produces the protein MQERGGYGQFCPVSMASEILCSRWTTLVVRELLCGSTRFNELRRGVPKMSPALLSKRLKELEQSGVVTTLRKPGGAVEYGLTPAGEELRPLIIGLGNWAQRWMESRLSLKNLDPSLLMWDMRRNLDAGHLPSRRCTIQFLYPELIASQKSWWLVVENGSADLCNFDPGYDLDLLVRGSLRSMTAIWMGLTTIRREADAGQLDIEGDPAIAKSMQQWLGLSGFATVQRMAQ
- a CDS encoding L,D-transpeptidase family protein, whose translation is MLTRLAFSLALTASTVFGTAVLAADDTAPLQIFVSKDTQTLVVYDGDQVVTSTNVSTGKRGHTTPSGIFSIIEKKKMHHSNLYDDAPMPWMQRITWSGVALHEGKHVPDYPASHGCVRMPREFAKMLFPMTKRGFHVIISDRELMPQRITTADLFMPRFAQPEAELLSDAELRPTVTGDTEVEVASNDNLPKNGALAVAAMPKAEPPLKILITRVSERQKFADAQALLTRLGYYDGPHDGSIGKKTRDAVKAYQELHGQKPTGVMDQAFLLSIHKVMNRKPLTGWLSVRRNFKPIFDAAVDLDQPEVALGTHFYTSIRVNPAQNSAEWYATTLDNYIGDKAAKRLGITVPADALAPDAAETAFKRVTVPNELRAKIETMLGNGSSLTITDIGTESETGQGTDFITITKAAPKTEG
- a CDS encoding acyl-CoA dehydrogenase family protein, whose product is MDTPKRSVAEIAASLASAIADGAATTDESDSFVSENYALLKESGLVEAAVPVELGGGGAEVAELADMLRILAHACGSTALAFSMHTHQVAIPAWRWRHQKVAAVEPLLKRVAAERLILLSSGGSDWIGGSGKAEKVDGGYRINARKVFTSGAEAGAILMTGAVHEAADGTRSVIHFGAPMKSPEVRIENTWRTLGMRGTGSNDVVFENLFIPDANVALSRKAGEWHPLFQVIATVAFPLIYAVYLGIAESARDIAIDLARKKPASDHATSLAGRMDTSLRAAQLAHRWMLDIVARNAPSAESVNEVMIGRSLVARHAIEATEFAMELAGGAGFYRANGLERRFRDVQGARFHPLQSGPQARYAGAMALGQPVAEIF
- a CDS encoding TetR/AcrR family transcriptional regulator — encoded protein: MAQIEKNEVVDANLKVTARQASVARKQPTQQRARERLDKIMSAASELIARTGSDRLKMGELAEHVGISIGSLYQYFPDKAAIIRSLAEHYGLESRACISSALDTVHDVESLKSAYLGLVDQYYELFLSEPVMRDVWSGMQADKQLMAIELAESRLCAAMLADAMKRAFGDIDRAEVEASALLIWQLGESTMRLAISLDRAEGDAMVEAFKRMTMRELLAMQAGS